The Diospyros lotus cultivar Yz01 chromosome 15, ASM1463336v1, whole genome shotgun sequence genome has a window encoding:
- the LOC127791977 gene encoding probable serine/threonine-protein kinase PBL23: protein MKIGCFPCCVAEGSFSRRSAKESIHEYKQSKALGSFARISFKSDSSKRRFIADEIAKMGKGNITAEIMAFQELRDSTQNFHPMLLVGEGGFGRVYKGFIERLNKVVAVKQLDRNGFQGNREFLVEVLLLSLLHHPNLVNLVGYCADGDQRILVYDYMPNGSLEDHLLELHPNKKPPLDWKTRMKIAEGAARGLEYLHEAANPPVIYRDFKASNILLDEEFNPKLSDFGLAKLGPTGDQSHVSTRVMGTYGYCAPEYALTGQLTVKSDVYSFGVVFLEIITGRRVIDNSRPSGEQNLINWAQPLFKDKSKFTMMADPLLEGRYPLKGLYQALAIAAMCLQEEAYVRPLMGDVVTALEFLSSGYRDDDVDNHHQVED, encoded by the exons ATGAAGATCGGCTGCTTTCCGTGTTGCGTGGCGGAGGGGTCTTTCAGTCGGAGATCGGCCAAGGAGAGCATTCATGAGTATAAACAGTCCAAAGCCCTAGGCTCCTTCGCTAGAATCTCCTTCAAGTCTG ATAGCAGCAAGAGGCGGTTCATTGCCGATGAGATAGCCAAGATGGGAAAAGGGAATATTACTGCTGAGATTATGGCATTTCAAGAACTGCGTGATTCAACTCAGAACTTCCATCCCATGCTCTTGGTGGGTGAAGGCGGCTTTGGGCGGGTTTACAAAGGCTTCATAGAGAGATTGAATAAA GTAGTGGCTGTTAAACAACTTGACAGGAATGGGTTCCAGGGAAACAGAGAGTTCCTTGTGGAAGTGTTGCTTTTGAGTCTGCTTCACCACCCTAACCTTGTCAATTTGGTTGGATATTGTGCTGATGGTGATCAGAGGATATTAGTGTATGACTACATGCCCAATGGATCTCTGGAGGACCATCTTCTTG AGTTGCATCCAAACAAGAAGCCGCCTCTGGACTGGAAGACGAGGATGAAGATTGCAGAGGGGGCAGCAAGAGGTCTGGAGTACTTGCACGAAGCAGCCAACCCCCCTGTGATCTACAGAGACTTCAAAGCATCCAACATACTACTGGATGAGGAATTCAATCCGAAGCTTTCGGATTTTGGGCTGGCCAAGCTGGGGCCGACCGGCGACCAGAGCCATGTTTCCACCAGGGTTATGGGAACCTACGGCTACTGTGCTCCGGAGTACGCTTTGACAGGTCAGCTAACGGTCAAGTCTGACGTGTACAGCTTTGGAGTGGTGTTCCTGGAGATCATCACTGGGAGGAGAGTCATCGATAATTCGAGACCAAGTGGAGAACAGAATCTCATCAACTGG GCACAGCCTCTGTTCAAGGACAAGAGCAAGTTCACAATGATGGCGGACCCCTTGCTAGAAGGGAGGTACCCATTGAAGGGGCTGTACCAGGCGCTTGCAATAGCCGCAATGTGCCTGCAGGAGGAAGCCTACGTTCGGCCATTGATGGGCGACGTCGTCACGGCCCTCGAGTTCTTGTCTTCCGGTTACAGAGACGACGACGTCGACAATCATCATCAAGTTGAAGACTAG
- the LOC127791978 gene encoding chloroplastic lipocalin isoform X2 gives MLQRVMPGKIMLKCSFEQHVSSRAVARHVLSGLAASFILLSQTNQVIAGDLSGHPTLCQIASTAGNAPSLPLDEESNGRTGQMMMMMMRGMTAKSFNPVRYSGRWFEVASLKRGFAGQGQEDCHCTQGVYSFDMDTPAILVDTFCVHGGPDGYITGIRGKVQCLPEEDLEKNETELEKLQMIKEKCYLRFPTLPFIPKEPYDVIETDYDNFALVSGAKDKSFIQIYSRTPDPGPEFIEKYKAYLADFGYDSNKIKDTPQDCEVMSNSQLAAMMSMNGMQQALTNQFPDLELKASVAFNPFVSVFDTLKKLIELYFKL, from the exons ATGTTACAAAG GGTAATGCCGggaaaaataatgttaaaatgcTCGTTTGAGCAGCATGTGTCAAGCAGGGCTGTGGCCAGGCATGTGCTGTCAGGCCTTGCTGCTTCATTTATACTTCTCTCTCAAACAAATCAG GTCATTGCAGGAGATCTTTCTGGTCATCCTACTTTATGCCAGATTGCAAGCACTGCAGGCAATGCGCCATCTCTTCCACTTGATGAGGAATCCAATGGAAGAACTGggcagatgatgatgatgatgatgagaggAATGACGGCAAAGAGCTTCAACCCAGTCAGATATTCTGGTAGATGGTTTGAAGTAGCTTCACTTAAACGTGGGTTTGCTGGACAGGGTCAAGAAGATTGTCACTGCACCCAG GGCGTTTATTCATTTGACATGGACACACCTGCAATCCTGGTTGACACCTTTTGTGTGCATGGGGGACCTGATGGTTACATTACAGGCATAAGGGGAAAGGTTCAATGTCTTCCGGAGGAGGACTTGGAGAAAAACGAAACTGAACTAGAAAAGCTACAGATGATCAAAGAGAAGTGTTACCTCCGGTTTCCTACACTGCCATTCATTCCAAAGGAGCCTTATGATGTGATTGAGACTGATTATGACAACTTTGCACTGGTTTCTGGAGCAAAAGACAAAAGCTTTATTCAG ATCTACTCGAGGACGCCAGATCCTGGACCTGAATTCATAGAGAAATACAAAGCTTATCTTGCAGATTTTGGGTATGACTCTAACAAGATCAAGGACACTCCACAAGACTGCGAGGTGATGTCGAATAGCCAGCTAGCTGCAATGATGTCGATGAACGGAATGCAGCAAGCTCTGACCAACCAATTCCCCGATCTAGAACTCAAAGCTTCTGTTGCATTTAATCCATTCGTAAGTGTATTTGACACTCTTAAGAAGCTCATTGAGCTTTACTTCAAGCTGTAA
- the LOC127791978 gene encoding chloroplastic lipocalin isoform X1, with amino-acid sequence MVPHLVVSNAQSPPLLLQSRSPPIPDARVMPGKIMLKCSFEQHVSSRAVARHVLSGLAASFILLSQTNQVIAGDLSGHPTLCQIASTAGNAPSLPLDEESNGRTGQMMMMMMRGMTAKSFNPVRYSGRWFEVASLKRGFAGQGQEDCHCTQGVYSFDMDTPAILVDTFCVHGGPDGYITGIRGKVQCLPEEDLEKNETELEKLQMIKEKCYLRFPTLPFIPKEPYDVIETDYDNFALVSGAKDKSFIQIYSRTPDPGPEFIEKYKAYLADFGYDSNKIKDTPQDCEVMSNSQLAAMMSMNGMQQALTNQFPDLELKASVAFNPFVSVFDTLKKLIELYFKL; translated from the exons ATGGTTCCTCATCTCGTGGTTAGTAATGCACAGTCGCCGCCTCTTCTGCTTCAGTCTCGTTCTCCCCCAATTCCTGATGCTCG GGTAATGCCGggaaaaataatgttaaaatgcTCGTTTGAGCAGCATGTGTCAAGCAGGGCTGTGGCCAGGCATGTGCTGTCAGGCCTTGCTGCTTCATTTATACTTCTCTCTCAAACAAATCAG GTCATTGCAGGAGATCTTTCTGGTCATCCTACTTTATGCCAGATTGCAAGCACTGCAGGCAATGCGCCATCTCTTCCACTTGATGAGGAATCCAATGGAAGAACTGggcagatgatgatgatgatgatgagaggAATGACGGCAAAGAGCTTCAACCCAGTCAGATATTCTGGTAGATGGTTTGAAGTAGCTTCACTTAAACGTGGGTTTGCTGGACAGGGTCAAGAAGATTGTCACTGCACCCAG GGCGTTTATTCATTTGACATGGACACACCTGCAATCCTGGTTGACACCTTTTGTGTGCATGGGGGACCTGATGGTTACATTACAGGCATAAGGGGAAAGGTTCAATGTCTTCCGGAGGAGGACTTGGAGAAAAACGAAACTGAACTAGAAAAGCTACAGATGATCAAAGAGAAGTGTTACCTCCGGTTTCCTACACTGCCATTCATTCCAAAGGAGCCTTATGATGTGATTGAGACTGATTATGACAACTTTGCACTGGTTTCTGGAGCAAAAGACAAAAGCTTTATTCAG ATCTACTCGAGGACGCCAGATCCTGGACCTGAATTCATAGAGAAATACAAAGCTTATCTTGCAGATTTTGGGTATGACTCTAACAAGATCAAGGACACTCCACAAGACTGCGAGGTGATGTCGAATAGCCAGCTAGCTGCAATGATGTCGATGAACGGAATGCAGCAAGCTCTGACCAACCAATTCCCCGATCTAGAACTCAAAGCTTCTGTTGCATTTAATCCATTCGTAAGTGTATTTGACACTCTTAAGAAGCTCATTGAGCTTTACTTCAAGCTGTAA
- the LOC127791976 gene encoding uncharacterized protein LOC127791976 isoform X1, with amino-acid sequence MGDGRKLKREEPEREHAAEESRTNAVREMSSEAEVIEQRLNSFLGQLQVEFGILDRVVYKNKNQHRRCSYFQYLIRVRRDLRLLQSVHLEEILSSSFLVLHGTRPRQKVQLLESLKRRKCNGGKYNFLEQLLGAARLLSQKMYDLCANCNLTANREISTLLARSFFMGFSLTVLALLARVRVLVQQILLDVVKVFNMVSSFSQQHHSVKLAQEGFEVFREYYPTKQQTVLLDCEWEKDKFILRERICGNKTMSGDRDTGEVPLGTSGIQYQSIEAMLGDDVCWKPDLSCIPEEGSAQIKANNTSLEGPVDDNRVENCVGVEEGSAMAQSPSETKTLACEIGLPTGLSSSPSSCPLKTESGSRNKVAFVSVNKPATSTATANVKVAFVSVNKPATSTATANVTGIPVEGTESQIKDEEDPFFSLLTGGNMKSSLF; translated from the exons atgggCGATGGTAGAAAGTTGAAGAGGGAAGAACCAGAGAGAGAACACGCTGCCGAAGAATCTCGAACCAATGCTG TTAGAGAAATGTCTTCGGAGGCTGAAGTTATTGAGCAGAGATTGAATTCTTTTCTTGGTCAACTCCAAGTAGAATTTGGCATCCTTGATAGAGTTGTGTACAAAAACAAGAATCAACACCGGCGCTGCTCTTATTTTCAGTACCTTATAAGG GTGAGGAGAGATTTGAGGCTTCTTCAATCAGTTCATTTAGAGGAGATTTTGAGCTCCTCCTTTCTAGTTCTCCATGGGACAAGACCAAGGCAGAAGGTGCAGCTTCTGGAAAG TTTAAAGAGGAGGAAATGCAATGGTgggaaatataattttttggagCAACTTCTGGGAGCTGCACGCCTACTATCACAA AAAATGTATGATCTGTGTGCAAATTGCAACTTAACTGCAAACAGAGAAATTTCTACATTGCTTGCTCGGTCATTCTTCATGGGATTCTCTCTAACAGTTCTGGCTTTGCTTGCACGTGTACGAGTTTTAGTGCAACAg ATATTACTTGATGTTGTAAAGGTTTTCAATATGGTGTCTTCCTTCTCTCAGCAGCATCATTCTGTAAAATTAGCTCAAGAGGGATTTGAG GTCTTCAGAGAATATTATCCAACAAAACAACAAACTGTGTTGCTGGACTGTGAGTgggaaaaagataaatttatattgcgTGAAAGGATCTGTGGGAACAAGACCATGTCCGGTGACAGAGATACTGGAGAAGTCCCTCTGGGAACATCTGGAATTCAGTACCAAAGTATTGAGGCCATGCTTGGTG ATGATGTATGCTGGAAGCCAGATCTTAGCTGCATTCCTGAAGAAGGTTCTGCTCAAATAAAGGCCAATAACACTAGCTTGGAAGGTCCTGTTGATGATAACCGGGTGGAGAATTGTGTGGGAGTGGAAGAAGGTTCTGCTATGGCTCAATCTCCCAGCGAGACCAAGACCCTGGCCTGTGAAATCGGCTTGCCTACAGGCTTGAGCTCGTCTCCAAGTTCTTGTCCTCTAAAGACTGAGTCCGGATCAAGGAACAAAGTTGCATTTGTATCCGTAAACAAGCCTGCAACATCAACCGCGACAGCAAATGTAAAAGTTGCATTTGTATCCGTAAACAAGCCTGCAACATCAACCGCGACAGCAAATGTAACGGGGATCCCTGTAGAGGGAACTGAGAGCCAGATTAAGGACGAAGAAGATCCATTCTTCAGTCTACTTACCGGTGGAAACATGAAGAGTAGCCTGTTTTGA
- the LOC127791976 gene encoding uncharacterized protein LOC127791976 isoform X2, translating to MGDGRKLKREEPEREHAAEESRTNAVREMSSEAEVIEQRLNSFLGQLQVEFGILDRVVYKNKNQHRRCSYFQYLIRVRRDLRLLQSVHLEEILSSSFLVLHGTRPRQKVQLLESLKRRKCNGGKYNFLEQLLGAARLLSQMVEPILKAATEISTLLARSFFMGFSLTVLALLARVRVLVQQILLDVVKVFNMVSSFSQQHHSVKLAQEGFEVFREYYPTKQQTVLLDCEWEKDKFILRERICGNKTMSGDRDTGEVPLGTSGIQYQSIEAMLGDDVCWKPDLSCIPEEGSAQIKANNTSLEGPVDDNRVENCVGVEEGSAMAQSPSETKTLACEIGLPTGLSSSPSSCPLKTESGSRNKVAFVSVNKPATSTATANVKVAFVSVNKPATSTATANVTGIPVEGTESQIKDEEDPFFSLLTGGNMKSSLF from the exons atgggCGATGGTAGAAAGTTGAAGAGGGAAGAACCAGAGAGAGAACACGCTGCCGAAGAATCTCGAACCAATGCTG TTAGAGAAATGTCTTCGGAGGCTGAAGTTATTGAGCAGAGATTGAATTCTTTTCTTGGTCAACTCCAAGTAGAATTTGGCATCCTTGATAGAGTTGTGTACAAAAACAAGAATCAACACCGGCGCTGCTCTTATTTTCAGTACCTTATAAGG GTGAGGAGAGATTTGAGGCTTCTTCAATCAGTTCATTTAGAGGAGATTTTGAGCTCCTCCTTTCTAGTTCTCCATGGGACAAGACCAAGGCAGAAGGTGCAGCTTCTGGAAAG TTTAAAGAGGAGGAAATGCAATGGTgggaaatataattttttggagCAACTTCTGGGAGCTGCACGCCTACTATCACAA ATGGTTGAGCCCATTTTGAAAGCTGCTAC AGAAATTTCTACATTGCTTGCTCGGTCATTCTTCATGGGATTCTCTCTAACAGTTCTGGCTTTGCTTGCACGTGTACGAGTTTTAGTGCAACAg ATATTACTTGATGTTGTAAAGGTTTTCAATATGGTGTCTTCCTTCTCTCAGCAGCATCATTCTGTAAAATTAGCTCAAGAGGGATTTGAG GTCTTCAGAGAATATTATCCAACAAAACAACAAACTGTGTTGCTGGACTGTGAGTgggaaaaagataaatttatattgcgTGAAAGGATCTGTGGGAACAAGACCATGTCCGGTGACAGAGATACTGGAGAAGTCCCTCTGGGAACATCTGGAATTCAGTACCAAAGTATTGAGGCCATGCTTGGTG ATGATGTATGCTGGAAGCCAGATCTTAGCTGCATTCCTGAAGAAGGTTCTGCTCAAATAAAGGCCAATAACACTAGCTTGGAAGGTCCTGTTGATGATAACCGGGTGGAGAATTGTGTGGGAGTGGAAGAAGGTTCTGCTATGGCTCAATCTCCCAGCGAGACCAAGACCCTGGCCTGTGAAATCGGCTTGCCTACAGGCTTGAGCTCGTCTCCAAGTTCTTGTCCTCTAAAGACTGAGTCCGGATCAAGGAACAAAGTTGCATTTGTATCCGTAAACAAGCCTGCAACATCAACCGCGACAGCAAATGTAAAAGTTGCATTTGTATCCGTAAACAAGCCTGCAACATCAACCGCGACAGCAAATGTAACGGGGATCCCTGTAGAGGGAACTGAGAGCCAGATTAAGGACGAAGAAGATCCATTCTTCAGTCTACTTACCGGTGGAAACATGAAGAGTAGCCTGTTTTGA
- the LOC127792259 gene encoding gibberellin 2-beta-dioxygenase 8-like isoform X2: protein MESDPPFHEKYKNLFSSFAEKAGNSKAAHENEPVMADECAPPVVDLRWLSAGDMEQKECCKREIAGAANQWGLFQVVNHGIPREILARIKREQVKLFRIPFHKKANDRFPNLPAEYYRWGTPTASSLTQFSWSEAFHIPLENLAKLKLLNSTLSKTIAEFAEATSELAQGIAEILAENLGCSPTFFSKNCLRSSCYLRLNRYPPCPISSQVFGLVPHTDSDFLTILYQDQVGGLQVVKDGRWVNIKPNPDSLIIIIGDLFQAWSNGVYKSMEHRVVSNHRVERFSIGYFLCPSNETVIQPCHQPSIYRKFSFGEYRQQVQQDVIATGGKIGLRRFLTVSRNLSSC from the exons ATGGAATCAGATCCACCGTTCCATGAAAAGTACAAGAATCTCTTCTCAAGCTTCGCGGAAAAAGCAGGCAATTCAAAGGCGGCGCATGAAAATGAACCGGTTATGGCCGACGAATGTGCGCCACCAGTCGTTGATCTCCGGTGGCTAAGCGCAGGCGACATGGAGCAGAAAGAGTGCTGCAAGAGAGAGATCGCCGGCGCCGCGAACCAGTGGGGGCTGTTCCAGGTCGTGAATCACGGTATTCCTCGCGAGATCTTGGCGAGGATTAAGCGCGAGCAGGTGAAGCTCTTCCGGATACCGTTCCACAAGAAAGCGAACGACAGGTTTCCGAATTTGCCGGCGGAGTATTACCGTTGGGGAACTCCAACGGCCAGTTCCCTGACGCAGTTCTCGTGGTCCGAAGCTTTCCACATACCTCTAGAAAACTTAGCGAAGTTGAAGCTACTCAACAGTACTCTTAG CAAGACGATTGCAGAATTTGCAGAAGCGACTTCAGAGCTGGCTCAAGGGATAGCTGAGATTCTAGCAGAAAACCTTGGCTGTTCACCCACTTTCTTCTCCAAGAACTGCTTGCGCAGCTCATGTTATCTGCGACTGAACAGATACCCACCATGCCCAATATCTTCCCAAGTGTTTGGACTGGTGCCACACACAGACAGCGACTTCCTCACAATTCTCTATCAAGATCAGGTGGGAGGATTGCAGGTGGTGAAAGATGGCAGGTGGGTTAACATCAAACCTAATCCTGATTCTTTAATCATCATCATTGGAGATCTGTTTCAG GCATGGAGCAATGGGGTGTACAAGAGCATGGAGCACAGGGTTGTGAGCAATCATCGGGTGGAAAGGTTTTCTATCGGATACTTTCTGTGTCCATCCAATGAAACCGTCATTCAGCCCTGTCATCAACCTTCCATCTACAGGAAGTTCAGCTTTGGAGAGTACCGCCAGCAAGTGCAGCAGGATGTCATCGCCACTGGCGGCAAGATTGGCCTCCGCCGATTTCTCAC agTTTCGAGGAATCTGTCTTCATGCTGA
- the LOC127792259 gene encoding gibberellin 2-beta-dioxygenase 8-like isoform X3, whose amino-acid sequence MESDPPFHEKYKNLFSSFAEKAGNSKAAHENEPVMADECAPPVVDLRWLSAGDMEQKECCKREIAGAANQWGLFQVVNHGIPREILARIKREQVKLFRIPFHKKANDRFPNLPAEYYRWGTPTASSLTQFSWSEAFHIPLENLAKLKLLNSTLSKTIAEFAEATSELAQGIAEILAENLGCSPTFFSKNCLRSSCYLRLNRYPPCPISSQVFGLVPHTDSDFLTILYQDQVGGLQVVKDGRWVNIKPNPDSLIIIIGDLFQAWSNGVYKSMEHRVVSNHRVERFSIGYFLCPSNETVIQPCHQPSIYRKFSFGEYRQQVQQDVIATGGKIGLRRFLTITSLGVV is encoded by the exons ATGGAATCAGATCCACCGTTCCATGAAAAGTACAAGAATCTCTTCTCAAGCTTCGCGGAAAAAGCAGGCAATTCAAAGGCGGCGCATGAAAATGAACCGGTTATGGCCGACGAATGTGCGCCACCAGTCGTTGATCTCCGGTGGCTAAGCGCAGGCGACATGGAGCAGAAAGAGTGCTGCAAGAGAGAGATCGCCGGCGCCGCGAACCAGTGGGGGCTGTTCCAGGTCGTGAATCACGGTATTCCTCGCGAGATCTTGGCGAGGATTAAGCGCGAGCAGGTGAAGCTCTTCCGGATACCGTTCCACAAGAAAGCGAACGACAGGTTTCCGAATTTGCCGGCGGAGTATTACCGTTGGGGAACTCCAACGGCCAGTTCCCTGACGCAGTTCTCGTGGTCCGAAGCTTTCCACATACCTCTAGAAAACTTAGCGAAGTTGAAGCTACTCAACAGTACTCTTAG CAAGACGATTGCAGAATTTGCAGAAGCGACTTCAGAGCTGGCTCAAGGGATAGCTGAGATTCTAGCAGAAAACCTTGGCTGTTCACCCACTTTCTTCTCCAAGAACTGCTTGCGCAGCTCATGTTATCTGCGACTGAACAGATACCCACCATGCCCAATATCTTCCCAAGTGTTTGGACTGGTGCCACACACAGACAGCGACTTCCTCACAATTCTCTATCAAGATCAGGTGGGAGGATTGCAGGTGGTGAAAGATGGCAGGTGGGTTAACATCAAACCTAATCCTGATTCTTTAATCATCATCATTGGAGATCTGTTTCAG GCATGGAGCAATGGGGTGTACAAGAGCATGGAGCACAGGGTTGTGAGCAATCATCGGGTGGAAAGGTTTTCTATCGGATACTTTCTGTGTCCATCCAATGAAACCGTCATTCAGCCCTGTCATCAACCTTCCATCTACAGGAAGTTCAGCTTTGGAGAGTACCGCCAGCAAGTGCAGCAGGATGTCATCGCCACTGGCGGCAAGATTGGCCTCCGCCGATTTCTCAC AATAACATCGCTAGGTGTCGTATGA
- the LOC127792259 gene encoding gibberellin 2-beta-dioxygenase 8-like isoform X1, whose protein sequence is MESDPPFHEKYKNLFSSFAEKAGNSKAAHENEPVMADECAPPVVDLRWLSAGDMEQKECCKREIAGAANQWGLFQVVNHGIPREILARIKREQVKLFRIPFHKKANDRFPNLPAEYYRWGTPTASSLTQFSWSEAFHIPLENLAKLKLLNSTLSKTIAEFAEATSELAQGIAEILAENLGCSPTFFSKNCLRSSCYLRLNRYPPCPISSQVFGLVPHTDSDFLTILYQDQVGGLQVVKDGRWVNIKPNPDSLIIIIGDLFQAWSNGVYKSMEHRVVSNHRVERFSIGYFLCPSNETVIQPCHQPSIYRKFSFGEYRQQVQQDVIATGGKIGLRRFLTCRMKISAQTL, encoded by the exons ATGGAATCAGATCCACCGTTCCATGAAAAGTACAAGAATCTCTTCTCAAGCTTCGCGGAAAAAGCAGGCAATTCAAAGGCGGCGCATGAAAATGAACCGGTTATGGCCGACGAATGTGCGCCACCAGTCGTTGATCTCCGGTGGCTAAGCGCAGGCGACATGGAGCAGAAAGAGTGCTGCAAGAGAGAGATCGCCGGCGCCGCGAACCAGTGGGGGCTGTTCCAGGTCGTGAATCACGGTATTCCTCGCGAGATCTTGGCGAGGATTAAGCGCGAGCAGGTGAAGCTCTTCCGGATACCGTTCCACAAGAAAGCGAACGACAGGTTTCCGAATTTGCCGGCGGAGTATTACCGTTGGGGAACTCCAACGGCCAGTTCCCTGACGCAGTTCTCGTGGTCCGAAGCTTTCCACATACCTCTAGAAAACTTAGCGAAGTTGAAGCTACTCAACAGTACTCTTAG CAAGACGATTGCAGAATTTGCAGAAGCGACTTCAGAGCTGGCTCAAGGGATAGCTGAGATTCTAGCAGAAAACCTTGGCTGTTCACCCACTTTCTTCTCCAAGAACTGCTTGCGCAGCTCATGTTATCTGCGACTGAACAGATACCCACCATGCCCAATATCTTCCCAAGTGTTTGGACTGGTGCCACACACAGACAGCGACTTCCTCACAATTCTCTATCAAGATCAGGTGGGAGGATTGCAGGTGGTGAAAGATGGCAGGTGGGTTAACATCAAACCTAATCCTGATTCTTTAATCATCATCATTGGAGATCTGTTTCAG GCATGGAGCAATGGGGTGTACAAGAGCATGGAGCACAGGGTTGTGAGCAATCATCGGGTGGAAAGGTTTTCTATCGGATACTTTCTGTGTCCATCCAATGAAACCGTCATTCAGCCCTGTCATCAACCTTCCATCTACAGGAAGTTCAGCTTTGGAGAGTACCGCCAGCAAGTGCAGCAGGATGTCATCGCCACTGGCGGCAAGATTGGCCTCCGCCGATTTCTCAC GTGTCGTATGAAGATCTCTGCGCAAAcactctga